A genomic stretch from Chitinophagaceae bacterium includes:
- a CDS encoding TonB-dependent receptor yields the protein MFIIAFTVFAFESEAQKTISGKVTDREGNPLPNVTVQVKGTSNTTATNIKGDFSIVTSATDSLIFTSVGYLTRTIAVNSRGGVDVKLSQEIKTLEDVVVVGYGTQKKRDLTGAVSSVKTKDLVISSGPEIGNMLKGKVAGLTIRQNSAQPGGGLDILIRGAGSVNASNAPLFVVDGFPISDLQQPESGGRYQAGTQSILSSFNPNDIESIEVLKDASSTSIYGSRAANGVVLITTKRGSEGGVKVQYSNNFSIQKFKNPFDVLPLNEWKQVRNEAARENWEFENNVAPYGGRTLAEAEANPVNGPYIKLYTQNAINNVGRGTDWFDLVTRDGSTAQHNLSMSGGTKYTKYLLSGNVYDQKGIIKNSGFKRYSVRVNIDQEINRYFKVGFNFTGSRIDNLNAQLGGDQYENSGIIRAAIQQGPHIQAIDEDGNYPLNPQLALQPNPYSLLTISDEGRTERMLGNFFVDITPIKNLTIKLKAGMDRGYAKRQSYIPVTTLHGALEHGRAFVSNTDKDDYLLEATANYTKTLNDLHKFDLLAGVSQQKFINKFNSAGATGFITDAFLWNNLGAGSIQLPTNSAGSKNLIASYFGRLNYNYNGRYFFTATVRADGASVFAANHKWGTFPSAAVAWNIAEEPFFGNLKYTFSQLKFRFSYGQTGNATINSNAFAAYSAYPAWLSGNDARLIGVSLSRLENPDLKWETTTGTNFGLDFSLLNGKIDGSVEVFNNIISDLLATKTLNSYQEVNTIIANIGKTQSKGFEVTINTRNIQTNNLQWRTMFALSRYKDTWKERAPDWKPNIYESANDPIRAMYSRIADGILQIGEAVPVSQPQLKPGMIKIKDIDGFARDNSGNPMVDANGRFIKMGKPDGRIDDADTKLIGSYDPKFMAGITNIITYKNFTLNFDFNALFGRRMTDPNYTAYGFSAYGIYSNGYNALRSVKERWTPQNPSTTNPSSFWGFSPYSVGDFFLQDAWFIRLQNVSLGYNIPRKILKNVFSSARVHVDAQNLFVISPYNGVDPETDSYTAAYPYIRTFTIGLNVNF from the coding sequence TTGTTTATAATAGCATTTACAGTTTTTGCTTTTGAGTCAGAAGCACAGAAAACAATTTCAGGTAAGGTTACCGACAGGGAGGGAAATCCATTACCGAATGTAACAGTTCAGGTAAAAGGAACATCCAATACAACTGCTACAAATATTAAAGGAGATTTCTCAATTGTTACTTCGGCTACAGACTCTCTGATTTTTACATCAGTTGGTTATTTAACACGAACAATTGCTGTTAACAGCAGAGGAGGCGTTGATGTTAAATTGTCGCAGGAAATCAAAACACTTGAAGATGTGGTGGTGGTTGGTTACGGCACACAAAAGAAAAGAGACCTTACTGGAGCTGTTTCATCTGTAAAGACCAAAGATCTTGTGATTTCTTCCGGACCGGAAATTGGCAATATGCTTAAAGGAAAAGTTGCCGGTCTAACTATCCGTCAGAACAGCGCACAGCCGGGCGGTGGTTTGGATATATTAATACGTGGAGCCGGTTCTGTTAATGCAAGTAACGCACCATTGTTTGTTGTAGATGGTTTTCCTATCAGTGATCTACAGCAACCTGAAAGCGGTGGCAGGTACCAGGCTGGAACACAAAGTATTCTGAGTTCTTTTAATCCAAATGATATTGAATCAATCGAAGTGCTGAAAGATGCCAGCTCAACTTCTATTTATGGTTCAAGGGCTGCCAATGGTGTAGTGCTTATTACAACAAAAAGGGGCAGTGAAGGTGGAGTGAAAGTTCAATACTCAAATAATTTTTCCATTCAAAAATTTAAGAACCCGTTTGATGTGCTCCCGTTAAATGAATGGAAACAGGTACGCAATGAAGCAGCAAGAGAAAACTGGGAGTTTGAAAATAATGTTGCACCATATGGCGGAAGAACACTGGCAGAAGCTGAAGCAAACCCTGTGAACGGGCCATATATAAAGTTATATACACAGAATGCTATTAATAATGTTGGCAGGGGTACCGATTGGTTTGATCTTGTTACAAGAGACGGATCAACTGCACAGCATAACCTGTCAATGTCGGGCGGAACTAAGTATACCAAGTATCTTTTATCAGGAAATGTCTATGATCAGAAGGGTATCATAAAAAATTCAGGGTTTAAGAGATACTCTGTGAGGGTAAATATTGACCAGGAGATAAACAGGTACTTCAAGGTTGGTTTTAATTTTACAGGAAGCAGAATTGACAATTTAAATGCACAGCTGGGTGGAGACCAGTATGAAAATTCAGGGATCATAAGAGCTGCTATACAGCAGGGCCCGCACATACAGGCGATTGATGAGGATGGTAATTATCCATTAAACCCGCAATTGGCATTGCAACCCAATCCTTATTCCTTATTAACAATAAGTGATGAAGGAAGAACAGAAAGAATGCTGGGAAACTTCTTTGTAGATATTACACCGATAAAAAACCTGACTATCAAATTAAAAGCAGGGATGGACAGGGGTTATGCAAAAAGACAAAGCTATATACCTGTTACAACTTTGCATGGCGCTCTGGAACATGGAAGGGCATTTGTTTCCAATACTGATAAGGATGACTACTTATTAGAAGCAACGGCCAACTATACCAAAACGCTGAACGATTTACATAAATTTGATTTGCTGGCCGGTGTTTCTCAACAAAAATTCATTAATAAGTTCAACAGTGCAGGTGCAACCGGTTTTATTACTGATGCTTTTTTATGGAACAATCTTGGTGCAGGAAGTATTCAGTTGCCAACCAATTCTGCCGGTTCAAAGAATTTAATTGCTTCTTATTTTGGCCGGTTGAATTATAATTATAACGGCCGTTATTTCTTCACCGCTACTGTACGTGCTGATGGTGCCAGTGTTTTTGCAGCAAATCATAAATGGGGAACATTCCCTTCTGCTGCAGTAGCATGGAATATTGCAGAAGAACCCTTTTTCGGAAACCTTAAGTATACTTTTTCTCAGCTGAAATTCAGGTTTAGTTATGGGCAAACTGGTAATGCTACTATTAACAGTAATGCGTTTGCTGCCTACAGTGCCTATCCGGCATGGCTTTCCGGAAATGATGCGAGACTGATTGGTGTTTCGTTATCAAGACTGGAAAATCCGGATCTGAAATGGGAGACAACAACCGGAACAAATTTTGGTTTAGACTTTTCTCTTTTGAATGGTAAAATTGATGGTTCAGTAGAAGTGTTTAATAATATAATATCAGATTTGTTAGCAACCAAAACATTGAACTCTTATCAGGAAGTAAATACAATCATTGCCAATATCGGAAAAACACAAAGTAAAGGTTTTGAAGTAACTATCAATACACGTAACATTCAAACCAATAACCTGCAGTGGAGAACAATGTTTGCTTTATCCCGTTACAAAGACACCTGGAAGGAAAGAGCTCCTGACTGGAAGCCTAATATCTACGAAAGCGCAAATGATCCGATAAGAGCTATGTACAGCAGGATAGCTGATGGTATTTTACAGATTGGTGAAGCCGTGCCTGTATCTCAGCCGCAACTTAAACCGGGTATGATTAAGATTAAAGACATTGATGGTTTTGCAAGGGATAATAGCGGAAACCCCATGGTAGATGCAAACGGAAGGTTTATAAAAATGGGAAAACCTGATGGAAGAATTGATGATGCAGATACCAAATTGATTGGCAGTTATGATCCAAAATTTATGGCTGGTATCACCAATATAATTACCTACAAAAACTTTACACTCAATTTTGATTTTAATGCCCTGTTTGGCCGCCGTATGACCGACCCTAATTACACTGCTTACGGTTTCAGTGCTTACGGTATTTATTCAAATGGTTACAATGCGTTAAGATCAGTAAAGGAAAGGTGGACACCACAAAATCCATCTACAACAAATCCAAGTTCTTTCTGGGGTTTTTCGCCTTACAGTGTTGGTGATTTCTTTCTGCAGGATGCATGGTTCATAAGGTTACAGAATGTTTCATTAGGTTATAATATTCCACGTAAAATATTAAAAAATGTATTTAGCTCTGCACGTGTGCATGTGGATGCACAGAATCTTTTTGTAATCAGTCCTTATAACGGGGTTGATCCGGAAACAGATTCTTACACAGCGGCATATCCTTATATCAGGACATTTACCATAGGGCTAAACGTTAACTTTTAA
- a CDS encoding beta-galactosidase: MKAVKYSVLMICLLLALQVSAQTTHQFKLGKDDFLLDGKPIQMISGEMHPARIPREYWRQRIQMAKAMGCNTIAAYIFWNYHETREGVFDFKTANRDVASFIRICKEEGMWVILRPGPYVCAEWDFGGLPPYLLKIPDIKIRCMDARYMAAATRYINRLAKEVVSLQCTNGGPILMVQVENEYGSYANDKEYMETLRKLWQKNGITVPFYTADGATPFMLEAGNIDGAAIGLDSGSGDSDFEQAKKRNANVPSFSAETYPGWLTHWGEKWARPDTNGLKKEVEYLLNNKKPFNFYAIHGGTNFGYTAGANAFSPTQYQPDLTSYDYDAPINEQGQPTAKYFMLRRLIQQYVTYKIPELPAAVKMIEIPSVEMKRISSLWDYQLPSIKTPQPQPMESFGQNQGFILYKTTLIGHKSGTLKIWEPHDYALVFLNGVFIDTVYRDGGKWEVDLPKTTVKDPVLEILVEGMGHINFAQFMIDRKGITDRVTLNGMTLMNWQTILFPMDEHFLATHQPALTGKQPAAKLCNFFKGNFNLQETGDTYFNLSNYSKAVVFVNGHNLGRFWNIGPQQKLYCPASWLKKGANEIIVFDLHQQEAATISANETMD; the protein is encoded by the coding sequence ATGAAAGCGGTAAAATATTCAGTTCTTATGATTTGTTTGTTGCTGGCATTGCAAGTGTCTGCACAAACAACGCATCAGTTCAAACTCGGGAAAGATGATTTTTTACTGGATGGTAAACCCATCCAGATGATCAGCGGAGAAATGCACCCGGCACGTATTCCACGGGAGTACTGGCGCCAGCGAATACAAATGGCGAAGGCAATGGGATGCAATACAATTGCAGCATATATTTTCTGGAACTATCATGAAACAAGGGAAGGTGTTTTTGATTTCAAAACTGCTAACAGGGATGTTGCTTCTTTTATACGCATTTGTAAAGAAGAAGGTATGTGGGTCATCCTCCGCCCCGGACCCTATGTATGTGCAGAATGGGATTTCGGCGGATTACCTCCTTACCTGCTGAAGATCCCGGATATTAAAATCCGTTGTATGGATGCAAGATATATGGCAGCTGCAACACGATATATCAACAGACTGGCAAAGGAAGTTGTTTCGCTGCAATGCACAAACGGCGGACCAATACTGATGGTACAGGTAGAGAATGAATACGGCAGCTATGCCAATGATAAAGAGTATATGGAAACCTTACGGAAATTATGGCAGAAGAACGGAATCACCGTTCCTTTTTATACTGCTGACGGTGCAACTCCATTTATGCTTGAAGCAGGAAACATTGATGGTGCAGCAATAGGTTTAGACAGCGGAAGCGGCGACAGTGATTTTGAACAGGCGAAAAAGAGAAATGCAAATGTACCTTCCTTCAGTGCAGAAACTTATCCCGGATGGTTAACTCATTGGGGAGAAAAATGGGCAAGACCTGATACCAATGGGTTAAAAAAGGAAGTGGAGTACTTATTAAACAACAAAAAACCGTTCAACTTTTATGCGATTCATGGCGGTACCAATTTTGGTTACACGGCAGGTGCGAATGCATTTTCGCCAACACAGTATCAGCCTGATCTTACAAGCTATGATTATGATGCGCCCATCAATGAGCAGGGACAGCCAACAGCAAAATATTTTATGCTGCGTCGTTTGATTCAGCAATACGTGACTTATAAAATTCCTGAACTTCCTGCAGCTGTAAAGATGATTGAAATACCGTCTGTTGAAATGAAACGGATTTCTTCGCTTTGGGATTATCAGCTTCCATCGATCAAAACTCCACAGCCGCAACCAATGGAATCATTTGGGCAGAACCAGGGATTCATCCTTTATAAAACAACGCTTATTGGGCATAAGAGCGGTACACTGAAAATATGGGAGCCGCATGATTATGCATTAGTATTTTTAAACGGAGTGTTTATTGATACGGTTTACCGTGATGGAGGAAAATGGGAAGTTGATTTGCCAAAAACAACTGTGAAAGATCCGGTTCTTGAAATTCTTGTGGAAGGAATGGGCCATATCAACTTTGCTCAGTTCATGATTGATCGTAAGGGAATTACTGATCGTGTTACACTAAATGGTATGACGTTAATGAACTGGCAAACAATCCTGTTTCCAATGGATGAACATTTTCTGGCAACTCATCAGCCTGCGCTAACAGGTAAACAACCTGCTGCAAAACTTTGTAATTTTTTCAAAGGTAATTTCAATTTACAGGAAACCGGCGATACTTATTTTAATCTCAGCAACTATTCAAAAGCCGTTGTATTTGTTAATGGTCATAACCTTGGAAGGTTTTGGAATATCGGGCCGCAGCAAAAACTGTATTGCCCTGCATCCTGGCTAAAAAAAGGGGCGAATGAAATTATTGTGTTTGATCTGCATCAACAGGAAGCGGCAACTATTTCTGCCAACGAAACAATGGATTAA
- a CDS encoding family 20 glycosylhydrolase, protein MIKLRFIFVVLSAIVSLYAPAQKDTMTLKDRNAMIQLPVFPDSVFTTYYHQRVTHFRTLPQTKDDIIFLGNSITDGAEWSELFNDLHIKNRGVSGDITAGVIHRLDEIVKRRPKKIFLLIGINDLAKGIAVDSVLKNILLVSDYVHQQSVSSQLYVQSILPVNNAFGKFVTHTKNGELIKQLNATLQANAAAHHYLFIDLNNAFSNKDGKLKETFTNDGLHLKGEAYLLWKHLVYPFVYDLLPKPSILPLPQQLKWGEGYFPLFNCKSILVKNVAFKGEAYKLQNLLAAKGLSADIVSIQIAADPVIELRFDPLQKGEEMYKLEVTANRITVSGSTAHGIFNGIQTLDQLMRDGSFVDACEIKDWPAFSWRGYMVDAARNYQSIQLLKQQIEIMSKYKLNIFHFHITEDIAWRLAVKQYPQLTAPESMLRNKGLNYSEADMNELIRFCKERYITLIPEIDMPGHSAAFTRAMKTDMQSDSGMVIVKNILKEFCATYDLPYIHMGGDEVKISNKNFLPEMIMLLHQLGKQTIGWSPGGNIDDQTIRQLWMSDLGDKDSTIQSFIDSRHLYINHMDPLESVVTIFNRMIGDQEKETTKMKGAILCLWPDRRVEHEDDVLKMNPVYPAMLAFAERTWKGGGTKGWVAGIGEPGSQSAKQFTQFENRLLDQEQYNFKQFSFPYAKQSDLIWNLYGPYKNNGELSKQFEPEKKNFDESKPSFKTVGGTIILRHWWAPLIKGAIVNPEENTTWYAVTKIWSNEDAVKECWIGFNNLSRSPATDSPPVNEWDTKQSKVWVNGILISSPEWKRGGQKGNAEIPLIDEGYEYRAGTKIQLKKGWNTVLIKAPVGSFKGKDWQNPVKWMFSFVNKIN, encoded by the coding sequence ATGATAAAGTTGAGATTTATTTTTGTTGTGTTATCTGCTATTGTTAGTCTGTATGCTCCAGCTCAAAAAGATACTATGACTTTGAAAGACAGGAATGCAATGATTCAGCTTCCTGTTTTTCCTGATTCCGTTTTTACAACTTACTATCATCAGCGGGTAACGCATTTCAGGACTTTGCCCCAAACAAAAGATGATATTATTTTTCTGGGCAACAGTATTACGGATGGAGCTGAATGGAGCGAGTTATTCAATGATCTGCATATAAAAAACAGGGGCGTCAGCGGCGATATTACTGCAGGTGTCATTCACAGGCTCGATGAAATCGTAAAACGCAGACCCAAAAAAATATTCCTGCTCATCGGTATCAATGACCTGGCAAAGGGTATTGCAGTTGACAGCGTACTGAAAAACATTTTACTCGTCAGTGATTATGTTCATCAGCAATCTGTTTCATCACAGTTGTATGTCCAGAGCATTCTTCCGGTAAATAATGCATTTGGGAAATTTGTAACCCATACAAAAAATGGTGAACTCATCAAGCAGTTGAATGCAACATTGCAGGCGAATGCAGCTGCGCATCATTACCTGTTTATTGATCTAAACAATGCATTCAGCAATAAAGATGGAAAATTAAAAGAAACATTTACCAATGATGGGCTTCATTTAAAAGGCGAAGCTTACCTGTTGTGGAAGCATCTTGTCTACCCGTTTGTTTATGATCTTCTGCCAAAGCCATCCATTCTTCCACTACCGCAACAATTGAAATGGGGAGAAGGTTATTTCCCGTTGTTTAACTGTAAAAGCATTCTTGTAAAAAATGTTGCTTTCAAAGGAGAAGCATATAAACTGCAAAACCTGTTAGCAGCAAAAGGATTGAGTGCTGACATTGTTTCAATTCAAATAGCTGCTGACCCTGTTATTGAATTGCGATTCGATCCTTTGCAAAAAGGGGAGGAAATGTATAAGCTTGAAGTAACCGCAAACAGGATTACTGTGAGTGGATCAACAGCTCATGGAATTTTTAACGGAATACAAACGCTGGATCAGTTAATGAGGGATGGATCTTTTGTTGATGCCTGTGAAATCAAAGACTGGCCTGCTTTTTCATGGAGAGGATATATGGTTGATGCTGCCAGGAATTATCAATCCATTCAATTGCTGAAACAGCAGATTGAAATCATGAGTAAATACAAACTCAACATCTTTCATTTTCATATTACAGAAGATATTGCCTGGCGTTTAGCTGTTAAACAATATCCACAGTTAACGGCTCCAGAATCTATGTTGCGCAACAAGGGCCTGAATTATTCTGAAGCAGATATGAATGAGCTGATCAGGTTTTGCAAAGAAAGATACATCACACTTATTCCGGAAATTGATATGCCGGGTCATAGTGCAGCATTTACACGTGCTATGAAAACAGATATGCAGAGTGATTCAGGGATGGTGATTGTAAAGAATATCCTCAAAGAATTCTGTGCAACTTATGATCTGCCTTATATTCATATGGGTGGTGATGAGGTAAAAATTAGCAACAAAAATTTTTTACCGGAAATGATAATGCTGTTGCATCAGTTGGGGAAACAAACAATCGGCTGGAGTCCGGGTGGAAACATCGATGATCAAACCATCCGGCAGTTGTGGATGAGTGATCTGGGTGATAAAGATTCAACCATACAATCCTTTATTGATTCACGGCATCTTTATATCAATCATATGGATCCGTTGGAAAGTGTTGTAACAATCTTCAACCGGATGATTGGTGATCAGGAAAAGGAAACAACAAAGATGAAAGGCGCTATTCTTTGTTTGTGGCCCGACAGAAGAGTGGAACATGAAGACGATGTATTAAAGATGAATCCTGTTTACCCGGCAATGCTGGCTTTTGCAGAACGTACATGGAAAGGTGGTGGCACGAAAGGATGGGTTGCCGGTATTGGTGAACCTGGATCGCAATCGGCAAAACAATTTACACAATTTGAAAACCGGCTGCTTGATCAGGAGCAATATAATTTTAAGCAGTTTTCTTTTCCTTATGCGAAGCAATCTGATCTAATTTGGAATCTTTATGGTCCTTATAAAAATAATGGAGAACTCAGCAAGCAGTTCGAACCGGAGAAGAAAAATTTTGACGAATCGAAGCCATCTTTCAAAACTGTTGGCGGCACAATTATATTAAGGCATTGGTGGGCACCACTCATCAAAGGGGCAATCGTTAACCCAGAAGAAAACACGACTTGGTATGCAGTAACAAAAATCTGGAGTAATGAAGATGCAGTTAAGGAATGCTGGATCGGTTTTAATAATCTTTCCCGTTCACCTGCAACAGATTCTCCGCCTGTTAATGAATGGGATACTAAGCAAAGTAAGGTTTGGGTAAATGGGATATTGATTTCTTCTCCTGAATGGAAACGTGGCGGACAAAAAGGAAATGCAGAAATTCCATTAATTGATGAAGGGTATGAATACAGGGCAGGAACAAAAATTCAACTGAAGAAAGGGTGGAATACCGTTTTAATCAAAGCCCCTGTTGGATCTTTCAAAGGAAAGGATTGGCAAAACCCGGTGAAGTGGATGTTCAGTTTTGTTAATAAAATTAATTAA
- a CDS encoding DMT family transporter → MNWKYILYGIMFALLWSSASTATKIALQSSQPFVIAVARFFIGGSLMILFAHVVLRKRLPQKKEWGFIAIYGLLNISIYLGLYVIAMQRVSAGLGSLAVAINPVFISIISAVLFDHRMGVKHWMSLLLCSTGVFTAAWPLLQNSFATVDGIFIMLASMLAYSAGAIYFSKSKWNDLHILTINGWQTLIGGIILIPVLLLTYHHQLNQFDVHFFSGVIWLAIPVSIGAVQLWLWLLKHHPVTASYWLFLCPVFGFMIAAVSLKEPLTVYTLIGVMLVTVGLYLAQKKSSAKNKSLSVNNQ, encoded by the coding sequence ATGAACTGGAAATATATTCTATATGGAATCATGTTTGCGTTGTTGTGGTCGTCGGCTTCAACTGCTACCAAAATTGCGTTACAATCATCGCAGCCTTTTGTCATTGCTGTTGCCCGTTTCTTTATCGGGGGTTCATTGATGATTCTTTTTGCACATGTTGTTTTGCGTAAACGGTTGCCTCAAAAAAAGGAGTGGGGGTTTATTGCAATTTACGGGTTGCTGAACATCAGTATTTATCTCGGACTGTATGTTATTGCTATGCAAAGAGTGTCGGCAGGATTAGGCAGCCTTGCAGTTGCAATCAATCCCGTATTTATCAGTATCATCTCTGCCGTATTGTTCGATCACAGAATGGGAGTAAAGCATTGGATGAGTCTATTGCTTTGCAGTACAGGCGTATTTACAGCGGCATGGCCCTTATTGCAAAACAGTTTTGCAACAGTTGATGGTATTTTTATTATGCTGGCAAGTATGCTGGCTTATTCAGCAGGCGCCATTTATTTTTCCAAATCGAAATGGAATGATCTCCATATTCTTACCATCAACGGATGGCAAACATTGATTGGTGGAATTATTCTGATCCCGGTTTTACTCCTTACTTACCATCATCAACTGAATCAATTCGATGTCCATTTTTTCAGCGGAGTTATCTGGCTCGCAATTCCTGTTTCAATCGGGGCAGTTCAGCTTTGGCTGTGGTTACTGAAACATCATCCTGTAACTGCATCATACTGGCTGTTTCTCTGCCCGGTGTTTGGTTTTATGATTGCTGCTGTAAGTCTAAAAGAACCGCTGACCGTTTATACATTAATCGGAGTAATGCTGGTAACAGTTGGTTTATATCTTGCACAGAAGAAGTCATCAGCTAAAAATAAGAGCCTGTCTGTTAATAATCAGTAA
- a CDS encoding exo-alpha-sialidase: protein MKKVQLTVAALIVVMVAVAQQKLIPVFTSGTEGHKSYRIPAIIGLPNGDLLAFCEGRVNGSGDFGDINIVLKRSTDKGETWTALQTVVDADSLQAGNPAPVVDRTDPAYPKGRIFLFYNTGNNHEGEVRKGKGLREVWYKTSVDGGITWSATVNITTQVHKPNQPKVNAAYHFNEDWRSYANTPGHAMQFQQGTYKGRIFIAANHSAGNPKERAMDYEAHGFYTDDHGQTFNLGATVDVPGSNESMATELSHNRLMMNSRNQKGDVRARIVSISSNGGQTWDTTYFDQTLIDPVNQGSILTIGKKKGKAIVAFCNAADEKRRDNLTLRISFDDGKTWNKNYTVDKSEGGSKGDHAAYSDLVLINNKKIGILYERNNYAQIVFTVMKW, encoded by the coding sequence ATGAAAAAAGTACAATTAACTGTAGCGGCCTTAATAGTAGTAATGGTTGCTGTTGCACAACAGAAATTGATTCCTGTTTTTACATCGGGCACAGAAGGTCATAAAAGTTACCGCATCCCGGCAATTATTGGATTACCAAATGGCGACCTGCTTGCTTTTTGTGAAGGCCGTGTAAACGGCTCCGGTGATTTTGGCGACATTAATATTGTATTAAAACGGAGTACTGATAAAGGTGAAACATGGACTGCTTTGCAAACTGTTGTGGATGCAGACTCATTGCAGGCTGGTAATCCTGCGCCCGTTGTTGACAGAACCGATCCTGCTTATCCAAAGGGAAGGATTTTTTTGTTTTATAACACCGGTAATAATCATGAAGGTGAAGTAAGAAAAGGAAAAGGATTGCGTGAAGTATGGTATAAGACATCTGTTGATGGCGGTATTACATGGAGCGCTACAGTAAATATTACAACACAGGTTCACAAGCCAAATCAACCGAAGGTAAATGCAGCTTATCATTTCAACGAAGACTGGCGCAGTTATGCCAATACACCCGGTCATGCAATGCAGTTTCAACAAGGAACTTATAAAGGAAGAATTTTCATTGCGGCTAATCATTCGGCGGGTAATCCAAAAGAGAGGGCAATGGATTATGAAGCACATGGATTTTATACAGATGATCATGGACAAACATTTAATCTTGGTGCAACAGTTGATGTACCGGGCAGTAATGAATCAATGGCAACTGAATTAAGTCATAACCGGTTAATGATGAACAGCCGTAATCAGAAAGGTGATGTGCGTGCAAGAATCGTTTCCATCAGCAGTAATGGTGGTCAAACATGGGATACAACTTATTTTGATCAGACATTGATTGATCCCGTAAACCAGGGAAGTATTTTAACCATTGGTAAAAAGAAAGGAAAGGCAATTGTTGCATTTTGTAATGCAGCTGATGAAAAGAGAAGGGATAACCTCACTTTACGTATCAGTTTTGATGATGGAAAAACATGGAACAAAAATTATACTGTCGATAAAAGTGAAGGAGGGTCAAAGGGCGATCATGCTGCATATTCTGATCTTGTGCTGATAAACAATAAAAAGATCGGGATTTTGTATGAACGAAATAATTATGCGCAGATTGTATTTACAGTTATGAAATGGTAA
- a CDS encoding AGE family epimerase/isomerase, producing the protein MGYIKHELESLKEFYSNQLLNDTVPFWFPCSYDKEYGGFLLMRDADGSLIDDDKAVWIQGRATWLLSTLYNTVEKKQEWLDGAKLGYEFLNKHCFDSDGQMFFHVTRDGKPIRKRRYYFSETFYVIAAAAYAKASGDKEAANKAREVFGNCIAYSTGEKKLEPKYSGIRPSKGIGVPMIMTNTAQQLREIIGDERCDVWISKWINEIETYFVKDDIQCVMEQVAPDGSIIDHIDGRTLNPGHAIEGAWFILHEAKHRNNDPHLISLGCKMLDYMWERGWDKEYGGILYFRDVYNKPVQEYWQDMKFWWPHNEVIIATLLAYLMTGNEKYAAWHKLVHAYSYKHFHDKEYGEWFGYLHRDGTIAQTAKGNLFKGPFHLPRQEWYCLQILSDYLK; encoded by the coding sequence ATGGGTTATATAAAACATGAATTGGAATCATTAAAAGAATTTTACAGCAACCAGTTGCTGAATGATACTGTTCCATTTTGGTTTCCCTGTTCTTATGATAAAGAATATGGAGGCTTTTTATTGATGCGTGATGCAGATGGTTCACTAATTGATGATGATAAAGCGGTATGGATACAGGGACGGGCAACATGGCTCTTATCAACCCTCTACAATACAGTGGAGAAAAAACAGGAATGGCTTGATGGCGCAAAGCTTGGCTATGAGTTTTTAAACAAACATTGCTTTGACAGCGATGGACAAATGTTTTTTCATGTTACAAGAGATGGGAAACCAATTCGCAAGCGGAGATATTATTTCTCCGAAACATTTTATGTAATTGCAGCGGCAGCCTACGCTAAGGCCAGTGGTGATAAGGAAGCTGCAAATAAAGCAAGGGAAGTTTTTGGAAACTGTATTGCCTATTCAACAGGTGAAAAAAAATTAGAACCAAAGTATTCAGGCATCAGACCCTCAAAGGGAATTGGAGTACCCATGATTATGACCAACACTGCACAGCAGTTGCGGGAGATCATTGGTGATGAACGTTGTGATGTATGGATCAGTAAATGGATCAATGAAATTGAAACTTATTTTGTGAAAGATGATATTCAGTGTGTGATGGAACAGGTAGCACCTGATGGAAGTATTATTGATCATATTGATGGACGCACACTTAATCCCGGTCATGCAATTGAAGGTGCATGGTTTATCCTGCACGAAGCAAAACATCGAAACAATGATCCGCATTTAATTTCATTGGGTTGTAAGATGCTCGATTATATGTGGGAACGTGGATGGGATAAAGAATATGGAGGTATTTTGTATTTCCGTGATGTGTACAACAAACCTGTACAGGAATACTGGCAGGATATGAAATTCTGGTGGCCACATAATGAAGTGATCATAGCGACACTGCTTGCTTACTTAATGACAGGCAACGAAAAATATGCAGCATGGCATAAACTGGTACATGCTTATTCGTATAAACATTTTCATGATAAAGAATACGGCGAATGGTTTGGTTACCTGCACCGTGATGGAACGATAGCACAGACAGCTAAAGGAAATTTATTCAAAGGGCCTTTTCATTTGCCCAGGCAGGAATGGTATTGTTTGCAAATACTAAGTGATTACCTGAAATAA